One window of Paludibacter propionicigenes WB4 genomic DNA carries:
- a CDS encoding DMT family transporter — MFQSHIGEFAGLGVSVCWTMSALFFEKAGHKIGSLSVNFIRLLFAIVFLGITTFFSRGLFFPTDATAYQWFWLGLSGFIGFFLGDMFLFQSYMVIGSRTAALIMSLAPMLTAVIGWFFLNETLSPKSIIAIVVSVSGIIIAISNRKMKLNIPFKGFLLAFGGSLGQAVGLILSKKGMGHYDPVAATQIRAVFGLVSFSVLITALGRWNKLGQAFTHTSALKSVTVGAFFGPFVGVALGLFAIQHTKTGIASTLMALVPIFIIVPSAIMFKEKIKPQQIIGAIITIGGATMFFL; from the coding sequence ATGTTTCAGTCCCATATCGGTGAGTTTGCAGGTTTAGGTGTTTCGGTTTGCTGGACCATGAGCGCCTTGTTTTTTGAGAAAGCAGGTCATAAAATCGGCTCTTTGTCCGTCAATTTCATTCGGTTGCTTTTTGCAATTGTGTTCCTGGGTATAACCACCTTTTTTAGTCGTGGTTTATTTTTCCCGACCGATGCTACTGCATATCAATGGTTTTGGCTGGGCTTGTCCGGCTTTATCGGTTTCTTTCTGGGCGACATGTTCCTGTTCCAGTCGTACATGGTGATTGGTTCCCGAACGGCCGCTTTAATTATGAGCCTTGCTCCTATGCTAACAGCTGTAATCGGTTGGTTCTTTCTGAATGAAACCTTATCCCCTAAAAGCATCATTGCCATTGTAGTAAGTGTATCGGGTATTATCATTGCCATTTCTAACCGTAAAATGAAGTTAAACATTCCTTTCAAAGGTTTTCTGTTGGCATTTGGCGGCTCACTGGGGCAAGCTGTTGGTCTGATTCTGAGCAAGAAAGGCATGGGGCATTACGATCCGGTAGCAGCCACCCAGATCAGAGCAGTTTTTGGGTTAGTAAGTTTCAGTGTGCTTATTACAGCACTGGGGCGCTGGAATAAACTCGGTCAAGCATTCACGCATACAAGCGCGTTGAAATCTGTTACGGTCGGAGCTTTTTTCGGTCCGTTTGTAGGTGTGGCGCTCGGGCTTTTTGCCATTCAGCATACGAAAACCGGCATTGCATCAACATTGATGGCATTGGTACCCATTTTTATTATCGTACCATCGGCCATAATGTTTAAAGAAAAAATTAAGCCTCAGCAAATTATCGGGGCTATCATAACTATCGGAGGCGCTACCATGTTCTTTTTGTAA
- a CDS encoding RluA family pseudouridine synthase yields MTVLYEDNHIIAVNKTCSEIVQGDKTGDEPLSDTIKKYLKEKYNKPGEVFCGVTHRLDRPVSGVVLFAKTSKALTRLNEMFRTQEVKKTYWAIVKEKPKQPEGRLEHFLVRNEKQNKSVAHEKMVPNAKAAALSYKLIAHSETYYLLEVHLETGRHHQIRCQLAKMGCPIKGDLKYGFARSNPNGGISLHARNVEFIHPVSKQLIQITAPVPADDKLWLTMEKITQK; encoded by the coding sequence ATGACCGTATTATACGAAGACAACCACATAATTGCTGTAAATAAAACCTGTTCGGAAATTGTACAGGGCGATAAAACCGGTGATGAGCCACTATCGGATACAATCAAAAAATATCTGAAAGAAAAATACAACAAGCCGGGCGAGGTATTCTGTGGCGTTACACACCGACTCGACCGTCCGGTGAGTGGGGTGGTGCTTTTTGCTAAAACCAGTAAAGCGCTTACACGGCTCAATGAAATGTTTCGTACGCAAGAAGTAAAGAAAACATACTGGGCCATCGTAAAGGAGAAACCAAAGCAACCAGAGGGCAGGCTGGAACATTTTCTGGTACGCAACGAGAAACAAAACAAATCTGTGGCTCACGAGAAAATGGTACCCAATGCCAAGGCAGCTGCTTTAAGCTATAAACTGATAGCACATTCGGAAACCTATTATCTGCTCGAAGTCCATCTGGAAACCGGTCGGCATCACCAAATTCGTTGTCAGTTGGCCAAAATGGGTTGCCCCATAAAAGGTGATTTGAAATACGGCTTTGCCCGCTCTAATCCCAACGGAGGAATTAGTCTTCATGCCCGCAATGTGGAATTCATTCACCCTGTATCCAAACAACTGATTCAAATCACGGCACCCGTGCCAGCCGATGATAAGCTTTGGTTGACTATGGAAAAAATTACTCAGAAATAG
- a CDS encoding NUDIX hydrolase: MFSENLYNPHISVDCVVFGFDGEKLKVLLIERSMNEQNELYNDKKLPGSIILNNEDLDDAASRVLNELTGLKNIYLSQFKSFGSPLRTSNPSDVLWLERTTKMKIGRIVTVAYVALIKIDRKIVFNAEDTSANWYDVNEIANVQLAFDHNRIIKDGLLHIRHRLDLEPHLLFELLPNKFTISQLRSLYDVVHQTRSDVRNFHKKAIQMPYLVMLDELEEGVPHRAARLYKFDKKKK; this comes from the coding sequence ATGTTTAGCGAAAATTTATATAATCCTCATATTTCTGTCGATTGTGTTGTATTCGGATTTGATGGAGAGAAACTGAAAGTCTTGCTGATTGAGCGTAGCATGAATGAGCAAAACGAATTATACAACGACAAAAAACTACCGGGGAGTATAATTCTCAATAATGAAGATTTGGATGATGCTGCTTCGCGCGTATTGAACGAACTTACCGGATTAAAAAATATCTACCTGAGTCAGTTTAAAAGCTTCGGAAGTCCTTTAAGAACATCAAATCCAAGCGATGTTTTGTGGTTGGAACGAACTACAAAAATGAAAATAGGACGTATTGTTACGGTAGCTTACGTGGCTTTAATTAAGATTGACCGAAAAATCGTATTTAATGCTGAAGATACGTCGGCCAATTGGTATGATGTGAATGAAATTGCAAACGTGCAATTAGCTTTCGACCATAACAGAATTATTAAAGATGGTTTATTGCACATACGCCACAGACTTGATTTGGAGCCTCATTTATTGTTTGAGCTATTGCCTAATAAATTCACGATATCGCAACTTCGTTCACTGTACGATGTAGTGCATCAAACCCGTTCCGACGTTCGGAACTTTCATAAGAAAGCAATTCAAATGCCATACCTGGTAATGCTCGATGAACTTGAAGAAGGAGTTCCACACCGAGCAGCCAGACTTTACAAGTTTGACAAAAAGAAAAAATGA
- a CDS encoding DUF2089 family protein, with translation MLPTNCPSCQAQLKVKCLKCENCQTEVSGSYDLPLLALLPESDQQFILRFVINSGSLKEMASELKLSYPTVRNMLNDIINKIKTDEK, from the coding sequence ATGTTACCTACAAATTGTCCGAGTTGTCAGGCTCAACTAAAAGTGAAATGCCTGAAATGCGAGAACTGCCAAACCGAAGTTAGCGGTTCGTACGACCTGCCTCTATTGGCTTTATTGCCCGAAAGCGACCAACAGTTTATACTGCGCTTTGTGATCAACAGCGGAAGTCTGAAAGAAATGGCTTCGGAGCTGAAACTAAGCTACCCTACGGTGAGAAATATGCTTAACGATATAATCAATAAAATTAAGACAGATGAAAAGTAA
- the rlmB gene encoding 23S rRNA (guanosine(2251)-2'-O)-methyltransferase RlmB, with translation MINYKNKRRPEKDMIFGIRAVIEAIQAGKEIDKILMRRDMTSELSRELFAALNGLQIPVQYVPLEKLNKMTVKNHQGAIAFISPVAYQRIEDIIPGIYEEGRMPFIVVLDGVTDVRNFGAIARTCECAGVDAIVIPTKGGASITGDAIKTSAGALLSIPVCREENLGNALKFIVSSGIKLVAASEKATKNYTEAALTEPIAIIMGAEDEGVNPDHLRLCDEMVSIPMLGSIDSLNVSVAAGVLIYEAVRQRQINA, from the coding sequence ATGATAAACTACAAAAATAAACGACGTCCTGAGAAGGATATGATTTTCGGTATCAGAGCCGTTATAGAAGCAATTCAGGCCGGTAAAGAGATAGATAAGATATTGATGCGCCGCGATATGACCAGCGAATTATCGCGCGAATTATTTGCAGCCCTGAACGGCTTGCAAATACCGGTACAATACGTTCCGCTTGAGAAGCTGAATAAGATGACGGTAAAAAACCATCAGGGTGCAATTGCTTTTATCTCTCCGGTGGCTTATCAGCGCATTGAGGATATTATTCCGGGCATATACGAAGAAGGACGCATGCCGTTTATTGTAGTGCTCGATGGTGTGACTGATGTTCGTAATTTCGGAGCAATAGCCCGTACCTGCGAGTGTGCCGGAGTAGATGCGATAGTTATTCCTACCAAGGGTGGAGCTTCCATAACCGGCGATGCTATTAAAACTTCTGCAGGAGCTTTACTTTCTATCCCCGTATGCAGGGAAGAAAATCTGGGAAATGCGCTTAAGTTCATTGTTTCTTCGGGAATAAAACTGGTTGCAGCCAGCGAAAAAGCGACAAAGAATTATACCGAAGCCGCGCTGACTGAGCCAATTGCCATTATCATGGGAGCAGAAGATGAAGGCGTAAACCCTGATCACCTGCGCTTGTGCGACGAAATGGTCAGCATTCCTATGCTTGGATCTATTGATTCGCTGAACGTTTCAGTAGCTGCCGGAGTACTGATATACGAAGCTGTCAGACAAAGACAAATCAATGCATAA
- a CDS encoding DUF2891 domain-containing protein, protein MRIFYTFIFTLLFAIQSNAQQMTPDIAVRLSRLPLGCISQEWPNKTSHLSASATDHVLLPSELHPAFFGCLDWHSSVHGHWLLVKILKTYPNIANKDSIIACLNNSFQNEKIVKESNYFKLYTASNTYERTYGWAWLLKLDQELLSWNNPKARQWHKSLQPLTATIEKLWKDYLPKQTYPNRTGVHPNTAFGLAFTLDWARAVSDRDFEKLIMQKSMEFYFDNKKVPAYFEPDGSDFFSPSLEVADLMRRVLNKQEFSKWFNNYYDKRSIARLIMQPVVSDKSDYQTVHLVGLSFSRAWCMKGIANALPANDSKSKLFKSTAETFIKNALPEITNDNYGGSHWLASFAFYAMQ, encoded by the coding sequence ATGAGAATATTTTATACTTTTATTTTTACCCTGTTATTTGCTATCCAAAGCAATGCCCAACAAATGACTCCGGACATTGCAGTTCGGCTATCCCGCTTACCGCTGGGTTGTATCAGCCAGGAATGGCCCAATAAAACATCCCACCTATCTGCCTCAGCGACCGATCACGTGTTGCTGCCGTCGGAATTACATCCGGCTTTCTTCGGATGTCTCGACTGGCACAGTAGTGTGCACGGTCATTGGTTATTGGTGAAAATATTGAAGACTTATCCCAACATTGCAAATAAAGACAGCATCATTGCCTGCCTGAACAATTCATTTCAGAATGAGAAGATCGTCAAAGAATCAAACTACTTCAAACTTTACACAGCTTCGAACACCTACGAGCGAACTTATGGCTGGGCATGGCTTTTAAAGTTGGACCAAGAACTGTTATCGTGGAATAACCCCAAAGCCCGGCAATGGCATAAGAGTCTACAACCTCTGACTGCTACCATCGAAAAACTATGGAAAGACTATCTGCCCAAACAAACTTATCCAAACAGAACAGGTGTTCATCCCAATACAGCTTTCGGACTGGCTTTTACACTTGATTGGGCGCGAGCTGTTTCGGATCGTGATTTTGAAAAACTCATTATGCAAAAGTCCATGGAGTTTTATTTTGATAATAAGAAAGTCCCGGCTTATTTTGAACCGGACGGAAGTGATTTCTTTAGCCCATCACTCGAAGTAGCCGACTTGATGCGACGCGTTCTCAATAAGCAGGAATTTTCAAAATGGTTCAACAATTACTACGACAAACGTAGCATTGCCCGGTTAATAATGCAGCCAGTAGTAAGCGATAAAAGCGATTACCAAACCGTACATCTCGTCGGGTTATCATTCAGCAGAGCATGGTGTATGAAAGGTATTGCTAATGCATTACCTGCCAACGACAGCAAATCGAAATTGTTTAAATCTACCGCTGAGACCTTTATTAAAAATGCCCTACCCGAAATAACAAACGACAATTACGGCGGAAGTCACTGGTTGGCCAGTTTTGCATTTTACGCTATGCAGTAA
- a CDS encoding alpha/beta hydrolase family protein, translating to MKKILLLSMSLALTTYIFAQDITGDWKGLLKVGATQLHLVFHVTKTASGLTTTMDSPDQGANGIPLDKTSFDNKTLSFELTMAKISYTGTIDNAGVITGTFNQSGLSFPLVLSKSNDAPVLSSPKIEPKEPTDPNDITGEWNGKLKVSGMQLRLVFHISKAENAYSATMDSPDQGAKNLPMSKAKFENNMLTVEMASAGIEYVGKLDSGKVTGTFKQGGQSFPMVLTRAAIAKVEMKRPQEPVKPYPYYSEDVTFINAKANITLAGTLTLPKKAGKFPVVVMITGSGAQNRDEELMGHKPFLVIADYLTRNGIGVLRFDDRGSFASKGDFKTATTFDFATDVEAAIEYLKTRKEIDVKHIGLIGHSEGGIIAPLVASRNKSVSFIVMMAGTAIPGSELLIRQQELIGRASGTKESDLKTTKDLNTDIYKLVDKISNNDTLKAKITNYLITKSKELPELNIPEGKTVNDLIELQLSQLMTPWMLNFIRYNPAPTLEKVQCAVLAINGSKDLQVPASVNLPAIEKALKKGGNKHFIVKELPGLNHLFQECKTGLPAEYGEIEQTVSPLALETMTGWIKTAVNSYQ from the coding sequence ATGAAAAAAATCCTCTTACTAAGTATGTCGTTGGCATTGACGACCTATATTTTCGCTCAAGACATTACCGGCGATTGGAAAGGCTTGCTCAAGGTTGGAGCAACTCAGTTGCATCTGGTATTTCACGTCACTAAAACAGCTTCCGGATTAACTACCACCATGGATAGCCCCGATCAGGGAGCTAACGGAATTCCGCTGGATAAGACCTCGTTCGACAACAAGACGCTCTCATTCGAGTTGACAATGGCTAAAATCAGTTATACCGGAACAATTGATAACGCAGGAGTTATAACCGGGACTTTCAATCAAAGCGGACTCTCATTTCCATTGGTCTTGTCCAAAAGTAATGATGCTCCCGTATTAAGTTCGCCTAAAATCGAGCCAAAGGAACCTACTGATCCCAACGATATTACCGGTGAATGGAATGGAAAGTTGAAAGTATCAGGTATGCAGTTGCGATTGGTTTTTCATATTTCAAAAGCTGAAAACGCTTATTCAGCTACTATGGATAGTCCCGATCAGGGGGCTAAAAACCTGCCAATGAGTAAAGCAAAATTCGAGAATAATATGCTGACCGTGGAAATGGCTTCGGCAGGCATTGAATATGTGGGAAAACTTGACTCGGGCAAAGTGACGGGAACCTTTAAGCAGGGTGGTCAGTCGTTTCCCATGGTATTGACCCGTGCTGCCATAGCAAAGGTGGAAATGAAACGTCCGCAGGAACCTGTAAAACCCTATCCGTATTATTCAGAGGATGTGACATTTATCAATGCAAAAGCCAATATCACCTTAGCCGGAACACTTACATTGCCTAAAAAAGCGGGTAAATTCCCGGTGGTGGTTATGATTACGGGCAGTGGCGCTCAAAACCGTGACGAAGAGTTGATGGGACACAAACCTTTTCTGGTTATTGCGGATTACCTGACTCGTAACGGTATCGGTGTGCTGCGCTTCGACGACCGCGGCTCCTTTGCATCCAAAGGCGATTTTAAAACAGCCACCACGTTTGACTTTGCTACCGATGTGGAAGCGGCTATCGAATACCTGAAAACCCGCAAGGAAATAGACGTGAAACATATCGGACTAATTGGGCACAGCGAAGGAGGAATAATTGCTCCGCTCGTGGCTTCGCGCAATAAAAGTGTGAGCTTTATCGTCATGATGGCCGGAACTGCCATACCGGGAAGCGAATTGCTTATCCGTCAGCAGGAACTTATCGGACGCGCTTCCGGGACGAAAGAAAGCGATTTGAAAACTACGAAAGATTTGAATACCGACATATATAAGCTGGTGGATAAAATTTCAAACAACGACACCCTGAAAGCGAAGATTACGAATTATTTGATAACCAAAAGCAAAGAACTACCCGAACTGAATATTCCCGAAGGTAAAACCGTGAACGATCTTATTGAATTGCAACTTTCGCAATTAATGACACCCTGGATGCTGAACTTTATTCGCTACAACCCCGCTCCTACACTGGAAAAAGTACAATGCGCGGTTTTGGCTATAAACGGAAGCAAGGATTTGCAAGTGCCTGCAAGCGTGAATCTTCCTGCTATTGAAAAAGCGCTGAAAAAAGGCGGCAACAAACACTTCATTGTAAAAGAATTGCCCGGATTGAACCACCTGTTTCAGGAATGCAAAACGGGATTACCGGCCGAATATGGCGAAATTGAACAAACCGTATCGCCGTTGGCGCTTGAAACCATGACGGGATGGATAAAGACAGCAGTGAACAGTTATCAGTGA
- the uraA gene encoding uracil permease translates to MEKRTIGIHEKLPLLQSLPLSLQHLTAMFGATILVPILLGVDPSIALLMNGVGTIIYSLVTKGGIPAYLGSSFAFIAPVMLISTSYGGFSHAQSGFIFFGLFFILISFVVMKWGIRWIDVVMPPAVMGAVVAIIGLELAPIAVQQAGLAAGSTAVGQVVQPFVMNSNVVIVSLFTFIVGILGTVMFRGFMQIIPILFAVVAGYVLALIMGLVDTTAIVNAPWLAFPHFQAPVYDTNAILIIAPACIVVLAEHISHLIVTGNITGEDLMKKPGLHRSLLGDGISNVISGFAGSPPNTTYGENIGVMAITRVYSVWVIRGAAVLAIAFSFIGKISAAISTIPTPVMGGITMLLYGVIAVQGFRMYVEQKVDFSKNRNMVLGAVTFVIGISGAVINIGTVQLKGMAFAAVTGVALSLIFWLFDKLKLMNDKA, encoded by the coding sequence ATGGAAAAACGCACAATTGGAATTCACGAGAAATTACCGTTACTTCAGAGTCTACCGCTTAGTTTGCAGCATCTTACGGCCATGTTCGGAGCCACCATTCTGGTTCCGATTTTATTGGGTGTAGATCCGTCTATTGCTTTATTAATGAATGGTGTAGGAACCATTATTTATTCACTTGTAACCAAAGGTGGTATTCCAGCTTATCTTGGTTCAAGCTTTGCCTTCATAGCGCCTGTTATGCTTATTTCCACCAGTTATGGCGGTTTTTCGCATGCGCAGTCCGGCTTTATCTTTTTTGGACTGTTCTTTATTCTTATTTCTTTTGTTGTAATGAAATGGGGCATACGATGGATTGACGTTGTGATGCCGCCGGCTGTTATGGGTGCAGTTGTGGCTATCATTGGTCTTGAACTTGCACCAATTGCAGTTCAGCAAGCCGGTTTGGCAGCAGGGTCTACTGCCGTTGGACAAGTGGTTCAGCCGTTTGTAATGAATAGCAATGTAGTGATCGTTTCATTATTTACATTTATAGTCGGAATTCTGGGAACTGTTATGTTTCGCGGTTTTATGCAGATTATTCCTATTCTTTTTGCCGTCGTTGCCGGATATGTGCTGGCACTGATTATGGGTTTAGTAGACACTACTGCCATTGTTAATGCTCCCTGGTTGGCTTTCCCGCATTTTCAGGCTCCGGTTTACGATACTAATGCCATTTTGATTATAGCTCCGGCCTGTATTGTTGTATTGGCCGAACATATTAGTCACCTGATAGTTACCGGAAATATCACCGGAGAAGACCTGATGAAAAAACCCGGACTTCACCGATCTTTGTTGGGCGATGGTATCAGCAATGTTATTTCGGGCTTTGCCGGTTCACCTCCCAATACAACTTATGGCGAAAACATTGGCGTAATGGCTATCACTCGTGTTTATTCTGTTTGGGTAATTCGAGGTGCTGCTGTGCTGGCTATTGCTTTTTCGTTCATTGGAAAAATTTCTGCTGCTATTTCTACCATTCCTACACCTGTTATGGGTGGCATCACTATGTTGTTGTATGGTGTGATTGCCGTTCAGGGTTTCAGAATGTATGTTGAGCAAAAAGTGGATTTCAGTAAAAACCGCAATATGGTACTGGGTGCTGTAACTTTCGTTATCGGTATTAGTGGTGCAGTGATTAATATTGGCACAGTGCAACTCAAGGGTATGGCTTTTGCAGCTGTTACGGGAGTAGCGCTTTCTTTAATTTTCTGGTTGTTTGATAAACTGAAATTAATGAACGATAAAGCCTGA